The Mesorhizobium sp. NBSH29 genome has a segment encoding these proteins:
- a CDS encoding ABC transporter ATP-binding protein: protein MADPFLSIRSIRKTFGQITVVKDFDLDVMPGEFVSFLGPSGCGKTTVLRMVAGFEEPSAGSIIVAGKDVTRLKPNQRNVGMVFQAYALFPNLTVAQNVAFGLKVAGAPKAEIDRRVAEMLELIKLPQFGDRYPYQLSGGQQQRVALARAIAPKPKLLLLDEPLSALDAKVRVSLREEIRAIQKSLGITTVFVTHDQEEALSISDRIVVMHGGKAEQIGTPFEIYNRPASKFVANFVGTLNVMEATVSDANAGTVRVNSEEITLKGQLNGARAGDVVSLALRPEAITLGRKPGNDTSLSGEIAEVHFLGSVIRMRIGVGGSLFSLDAFNSPAAPPPAVGEKTEISFSSKDLLVLH from the coding sequence ATGGCCGATCCGTTTCTCAGTATCCGTTCCATCCGCAAGACGTTCGGGCAAATCACGGTCGTGAAGGATTTCGATCTTGATGTGATGCCTGGCGAATTCGTGTCGTTCCTCGGCCCCTCGGGCTGCGGCAAGACAACAGTGCTGCGCATGGTTGCGGGCTTTGAGGAGCCGAGCGCGGGCAGCATCATCGTTGCCGGCAAGGACGTGACGCGGCTCAAACCCAACCAGCGCAATGTCGGCATGGTATTTCAGGCCTATGCGCTGTTTCCCAATCTCACCGTCGCGCAAAATGTCGCCTTCGGGCTCAAGGTCGCCGGCGCGCCAAAGGCCGAGATCGACAGGCGCGTTGCTGAAATGCTGGAACTGATCAAGCTGCCTCAGTTCGGCGACCGCTATCCCTACCAACTCTCCGGCGGGCAGCAGCAGCGCGTGGCACTGGCGCGTGCCATTGCACCGAAGCCCAAGCTCCTGCTTCTGGACGAGCCTCTCTCTGCGCTGGATGCCAAGGTTCGCGTGTCGTTGCGCGAAGAGATCCGCGCGATCCAGAAAAGCCTCGGCATCACCACCGTTTTTGTGACGCATGACCAGGAGGAGGCGCTGTCTATCTCCGACCGCATCGTCGTCATGCATGGCGGCAAGGCGGAGCAGATCGGCACGCCATTCGAAATCTATAACCGGCCCGCCAGCAAGTTCGTCGCCAATTTCGTCGGCACGCTGAACGTCATGGAAGCCACGGTCAGCGATGCGAACGCCGGCACGGTCCGCGTTAATTCGGAGGAAATCACTCTCAAGGGTCAGTTGAACGGTGCGCGCGCCGGCGATGTGGTGTCGCTGGCACTTAGGCCCGAGGCCATCACGCTTGGCCGCAAGCCCGGCAATGACACCAGCCTTTCCGGAGAAATCGCCGAAGTGCATTTTCTGGGCTCGGTCATCCGCATGCGGATTGGCGTCGGCGGTAGCCTGTTTTCGCTCGATGCCTTCAATAGCCCTGCAGCCCCGCCACCGGCCGTCGGAGAAAAGACTGAGATCAGCTTCTCGTCAAAGGATCTGCTGGTTTTGCATTGA
- a CDS encoding ABC transporter permease gives MKSGRFWAWVTFIVGASYFFIPLIATFEFSLRMKRGEYSFAAYEVVFGDPRFQATFSYSVIVAIFTILLGVFLVVPTAYWIRLRMPHLRPVIEFITLLPLVIPAIVIVFGYIRMYGSNSPLPFLGSARGTDALLIIGYSMLALPYMYRAVDTGLRTIDVRTLTEAAQILGAGWGTIILRVILPNVLIAVLSGAFLTFAIVLGEFTLASLLNRPAFGPYLQNIGANRAYEPAALAIIAFGITWGCMSVIQVLSRFAPKSASRPN, from the coding sequence ATGAAGTCGGGACGCTTTTGGGCCTGGGTCACCTTCATTGTCGGGGCCTCCTATTTCTTCATTCCGCTGATCGCCACGTTCGAGTTTTCGCTGCGCATGAAGCGGGGCGAGTATTCCTTTGCAGCCTATGAAGTGGTGTTTGGAGATCCGCGTTTTCAGGCAACGTTCAGCTATTCGGTCATCGTTGCCATCTTCACCATCCTGCTTGGTGTTTTTCTTGTGGTGCCGACCGCCTACTGGATCCGGTTACGGATGCCACATCTGCGGCCGGTGATCGAGTTCATCACGCTGTTGCCGCTGGTCATTCCGGCCATTGTCATCGTCTTCGGCTATATCCGCATGTATGGCTCCAACTCGCCGCTGCCCTTTCTAGGCAGTGCGCGCGGCACGGATGCGCTGCTGATCATCGGCTATTCCATGTTGGCGCTGCCTTACATGTACCGCGCCGTTGATACCGGGCTCAGGACCATCGATGTGCGCACATTGACGGAAGCCGCGCAGATCCTCGGTGCCGGATGGGGCACCATCATTTTGCGTGTGATCCTTCCCAATGTGCTGATTGCGGTTCTGTCTGGAGCGTTCCTTACCTTTGCCATCGTGCTTGGCGAATTCACCCTGGCCAGCCTGCTCAACCGTCCTGCCTTCGGGCCGTATCTGCAGAACATTGGCGCCAACCGCGCCTATGAGCCGGCAGCGCTTGCCATCATCGCCTTTGGCATCACCTGGGGCTGCATGTCGGTCATTCAGGTTCTGTCCCGTTTCGCGCCGAAATCGGCCAGCCGCCCGAACTGA
- a CDS encoding ABC transporter permease yields the protein MPPGQTAGFRLPMQWLGVAPFFLFALMFLILPTGYLIIGAFQNAEGAFTLENIAALSQPTIAAAYWISIKISLASAIIGAFVGLAIAIAIVRGGLPGWVRSVTMTFSGVASNFAGVPLAFAFLATLGRLGLVTVLLNTLFGFNVYSTGFNILSFWGLTLTYLYFQIPLMVVIITPAIDGIKNEWGEAAATLGATQWQYWRMVVIPVLWPSFLGTVILLFANAFGAIATAYALTGSSLNIVPILLYAQIRGDVLHNPHLGYAIAFGMIFITGLANIFYIWFRVRSERWLK from the coding sequence ATGCCACCCGGCCAGACGGCCGGATTCCGCTTGCCGATGCAATGGCTCGGCGTGGCGCCGTTCTTCCTGTTCGCGCTGATGTTCCTGATCCTGCCGACCGGCTATCTGATTATCGGTGCATTTCAGAACGCTGAAGGTGCGTTTACGCTGGAAAATATTGCTGCGCTGTCGCAGCCGACGATCGCTGCCGCCTATTGGATTTCGATCAAGATCAGCCTGGCATCTGCCATCATCGGCGCTTTTGTCGGGCTCGCCATTGCCATTGCTATTGTGCGGGGCGGGCTGCCGGGATGGGTGCGCTCAGTCACCATGACCTTTTCCGGCGTCGCTTCCAACTTCGCCGGCGTGCCGCTGGCTTTTGCCTTTCTGGCGACACTGGGACGGCTGGGACTGGTCACCGTCCTTTTGAACACGCTGTTCGGGTTCAATGTCTATTCGACCGGGTTCAATATCCTGTCGTTCTGGGGCCTGACGCTGACCTATCTCTACTTTCAGATCCCGCTGATGGTGGTCATCATCACGCCAGCTATCGATGGCATCAAAAACGAATGGGGCGAGGCTGCCGCGACGCTTGGCGCCACCCAGTGGCAGTATTGGCGCATGGTGGTCATTCCTGTCCTGTGGCCAAGTTTCTTGGGCACCGTCATATTGCTTTTTGCCAATGCATTCGGGGCCATCGCGACTGCCTACGCGCTGACGGGATCGTCGCTCAACATCGTGCCGATCCTGCTGTATGCGCAGATACGAGGTGATGTGTTGCACAATCCGCATCTCGGCTACGCCATTGCGTTTGGCATGATCTTCATCACCGGGCTCGCCAACATCTTTTACATCTGGTTCCGGGTGCGCTCCGAGAGGTGGCTCAAATGA